TTTAAACAAGTGTATTTGTGTCATTTACAAGTTAAAAGCCTCTCATTCCACTTTTTATGAGCTACATTTACCTGACAGGTGCTGATAAATTAATTAGTGGCACAGCTTTTTTCTCCGACAGTCAGGCACATTGTTTCGAGAAGTTTAAAGTTAGGTTTAGTCAGtatccaatatggcgaccaccatcgtTTGGCTTCAAACACCTATTGAGAAACCAGCGGGTGACCTTGTTGAGAgtttgtccatgttttatacagttaatgttcaaaatgaaaaaaaagcttgaatgTTCAAGTTtcttaatcctttttttttttttacaagattaaGCTCTGTGGCTCATGAGGAAGAAACAttttttggaaaatgtaaataatatcTTAATGATTTATGCACTCCTGGGGAATGCACTTATTTTAAGACCAGAGAAATACTCTTTTGAACTTTTTCTCGGTCCTCCATGCAGAAACTACATTTCAGCTTATGTTGTTGTCACCGGTCAATATCATCAAAGTTTGccctcttttttgttttttttcacctcatcAAGAGCAGAGCTTCAATAGGATGTATAAGCTGAGCCTTTTCTACTTGCACCAATTAATAAATGACTTATGGGTAAATAAAATGACATTAACTTTGGGAATTGAGGAAAAGATAGAACATgacaaacaaactaaatgatTTAGTAAATTAACAGAacagactgaatgttcagtTGCTGATTTGTTAATTCATTGTAATCACAGTTTAGTCGTCTTACAACCTTATACCTCTGTGTTTTCATCTGAAGGTGTCTGCTATGCAGAGTTTGGAGTCCGGGTCCCAAAGACGACCGGCTCGGCCTACACCTACAGCTATGTGACAGTAGGGGAGTTTGTGGCCTTTTTCATCGGATGGAACCTGATCCTGGAGTATCTGATCGGCACAGCGGCGGGGGCGTCGGCTCTCAGCAGCATGTTCGACTCTCTGGCCAATCACAGCATCAGTAACTACATGATAACTCACCTGGGCACGATCAGAGGACTCGGTCAGTACCATCAATATGTTTAACATTCACTAGCTCATTAATGTATCGCCTATTGATTAAAACAGTCTGAATctggatctttttttaaactcaaatggTCCTGgtatgtctgtttgtctcaGGTAAAGGGGAGGACACGTACCCTGACCTTCTTGCCCTGTTTATCGTACTGCTGGTCACAGTGATTATTGCTCTCGGGGTTCGTAACACAGTGGGGTTCAACAACATCCTCAATGTGGTCAATCTTGTGGTGTGGGTCTTCATGGTCATTGCGGGGCTCTTTTTCCTCTCCGCCAGCAACTGGGAGAGTGGAAAGTTCCTGCCTTACGGCTGGTCAGGGGTGAGATATCTACTCAGCTTGGTTGTAATTGTTCTCTTTAAAATCCCCAAACTGCTTTCATAATGATATTAAAATCAGTCttaacagttcttgatttacaCAATAACAGGTTTTTggaaactcttgttgttgttcaggTGATGCAAGGGGCAGCTACTTGCTTCTACGCCTTTATCGGCTTTGACATCATCGCAACGACAGGAGAAGAGGCGAAGAGCCCAAACACCTCCATCCCGTACGCCATCACCGCCTCACTGGTCACCTGCCTCACTGCCTACGTGTCGGTCAGTACGCGGCTTTTGCGTGTCTATGGttgcagaacatttttaatttcttcaaAAATTCGGACATGGATGTGTagcctcagtgacatcacccactgATTTCTGAAGAGGGGTTTTGAAGCTCAAATCTTGGCGGTGCCATATTGGAAAGGCTGACCTTAGGCTCACTTTCGGTTAATTAAGAGGCGCAGATGAGGCTTAAcactcctggcaaacagctacaatgtgtCCACCTGTGAGTCATATGGGAATCAGAGGGTCCTTGGCTCAAGATCTAGTACAGAACGAATTACGGAAATgtgtctggttgctggagagatgTCTACATCCCGACACTGCAGAGGTGCTCTTTCAAATAAAACCCCTCACTCTGAAATCTCTCCGTTAGTGGATGTCCacagtttgtgcatgtgtgcgtttTTCTGacctactgtatgtgtgtgtccaataacagagagaaaaactgaatttccctcaAGATTTATAGAGTATGTCATCTCTTTTCTTTGCTACGTTTCTATTTGTTGGTTACTGCTTTGGAGCCTTAAGCTAAACATTCAGGCCTTCACTATCTTCATTTTTGGACCCAAAAGTACTTCAAACATACAAAGATGTTCCATTAATATATAATCATTTATTAAACAAtgcacagaaagagaaagtctaagagtgtttttttatttttatactggATAGCTTTGTCCTTTAGTCCAGCACTTGTAAAACGACAATAATTCATCGGCCTCCCCTCTGCACCCTTTCTCTCCGCAGGTGAGCGTGATCCTGACTCTCATGGTTCCTTACAACCTGATAGACGGCTCTGCCCCTCTCATGGAGATGTTTGAGGTGCACGGCTTCCTGTGGGGAAAATACACGGTGGCTGTGGGCTCTATAGCCGGACTCACCGTCTCTCTGCTCGGCTCTTTGTTCCCCATGCCCAGAGTCATCTACGCCATGTCCAGGGACGGACTGCTCTTCAGGTAAGAACACACTCGAACACAGGTAGGGGTTGTGGTTTGTTCCTTGTTAACCTTTGGCTGAATGTCTCTCCAGGTTCTTGTCACATGTGTCATCGCTCACACACACCCCCGCTGTGGCGTGTGTGGTGTCGGGGAGCTTTGCGGCCCTCCTTGCTCTGCTGGTGAGCCTCAGAGACCTGATCGAGATGATGTCCATCGGCACCCTGCTCGCTTACACtctggtcagtgtgtgtgttcttttacTGCGATACCAGCCTGACGAACAGACGGACACACACCAGTTTACCTCCCAGGATGACATGGACGGCCTGAATCACCAGAATGATGGAGCTGTCCCCACTAAAGACGACCAGATGTTGATTGGAGGTGCGGACGGTGATGGCTCGACGTCTTACCACGCCGGAGGgactgaaggagaaggagatgaCTCGGAATTCCACACAGGCCACGCCTCTTTGCTAAAAAGGCTTCTGGGAGGTCATTACTATACCCTGCGGCTGCGGCTGGGGATTCCAGATGCATCAGCTCGTCCCACCCCTGCCACCGGTCGCATAGTGACCCGTTgtaccctcctcctcttcttcacgtCCTTCTTCCTCTGGTCCACTGTTATTTTTGGCGTTGAGCAGGGAGCAGGTGCTGGGGCGGTGTTTTCAGGCCTCATGGCCACATTGATGGCGGGGTCTTGGGTGAAGCTTTTAATTACGATCATACAGCAGCCAGAGAGTGGGAGGAGACTGCCCTACATGGCGCCCTGTGTGCCTTTCGTCCCTGCGGCAGCCATATTGGTCAACAGCTACCTCATGCTCAAACTGTCTCCTCTCACCTGGGCCAGGTTCACTGTCTGGTGCTTCATAGGTGAGACGAATCATTCTTTATGGATTTGATCAGAACCATTAAGTTTAAATATAAGCAGTTGATAGTCCTACAGTAAAACATtt
This is a stretch of genomic DNA from Labrus bergylta chromosome 20, fLabBer1.1, whole genome shotgun sequence. It encodes these proteins:
- the slc7a14b gene encoding probable cationic amino acid transporter, whose product is MAAWLSRLSLGDAWYNMYSRLLRIKPVGSMAQSSDDLTELAEGSGVGLAKVLTTVDLVSLGVGSCVGTGMYVVAGLVAKAMAGPGVILSFIIAAVASILSGVCYAEFGVRVPKTTGSAYTYSYVTVGEFVAFFIGWNLILEYLIGTAAGASALSSMFDSLANHSISNYMITHLGTIRGLGKGEDTYPDLLALFIVLLVTVIIALGVRNTVGFNNILNVVNLVVWVFMVIAGLFFLSASNWESGKFLPYGWSGVMQGAATCFYAFIGFDIIATTGEEAKSPNTSIPYAITASLVTCLTAYVSVSVILTLMVPYNLIDGSAPLMEMFEVHGFLWGKYTVAVGSIAGLTVSLLGSLFPMPRVIYAMSRDGLLFRFLSHVSSLTHTPAVACVVSGSFAALLALLVSLRDLIEMMSIGTLLAYTLVSVCVLLLRYQPDEQTDTHQFTSQDDMDGLNHQNDGAVPTKDDQMLIGGADGDGSTSYHAGGTEGEGDDSEFHTGHASLLKRLLGGHYYTLRLRLGIPDASARPTPATGRIVTRCTLLLFFTSFFLWSTVIFGVEQGAGAGAVFSGLMATLMAGSWVKLLITIIQQPESGRRLPYMAPCVPFVPAAAILVNSYLMLKLSPLTWARFTVWCFIGLLIYGCYGVWHSTLEMNAREQQAHASSYQRYDDHLDDTFSPDDNFHPQDQEEKPYQGWSAPEESGHPNQQEKQYEDLDGEQHPSQYEVTGDQYGYQSAPGDQYESRGGRTTGRTNHGFDADEEED